In one window of Frigoriglobus tundricola DNA:
- a CDS encoding FG-GAP repeat domain-containing protein has product MDLDGDGKTDIISGSWPGPITWFRRDGDKFTGGETLKHADGKAINFANGSHPFAFDWDGDGKLDLIVGTTNGEVQFLPNVGTRTAPVFGAPQPLAAGGKNIQIPSGCAAPVVADWDNDGRPDLIVGAEDGSVVWFRNDGTRKAPRLAAAQTLVPPSPSPWRDDKSRRPGEWGVRARPAVVDWDGDGKLDLLVGDRCGGFEARPDANAEDRAEDQDATAQLPALRKEWAAAYKEFATLSDTPEPTGAKALEAHRLQVARLRGRVTRLKDEITRLQDVRDRYQSGYMTHGYVWLFKRITPAK; this is encoded by the coding sequence GTTCCGCCGGGATGGCGACAAGTTTACCGGGGGCGAGACGCTCAAACACGCCGACGGTAAGGCGATCAACTTTGCCAACGGCTCGCACCCGTTCGCCTTCGACTGGGACGGCGACGGGAAGCTCGATCTGATCGTCGGCACCACGAACGGCGAGGTGCAGTTCCTGCCCAACGTCGGCACCCGAACAGCGCCGGTGTTCGGCGCGCCGCAACCGCTCGCGGCGGGTGGGAAGAACATTCAGATTCCTTCCGGATGTGCGGCTCCGGTGGTGGCGGACTGGGACAACGACGGGCGGCCGGACCTCATCGTCGGCGCGGAGGACGGCAGCGTCGTGTGGTTCCGCAACGACGGGACGCGGAAGGCCCCGCGGCTCGCGGCGGCGCAGACGCTCGTGCCGCCCAGTCCCTCTCCGTGGCGCGACGACAAATCCCGCCGGCCCGGGGAGTGGGGCGTGCGCGCCCGGCCGGCGGTGGTGGATTGGGACGGCGACGGCAAGCTGGACTTGTTGGTCGGCGACCGGTGCGGCGGCTTCGAAGCCAGACCCGACGCCAACGCCGAGGATCGGGCTGAGGATCAGGACGCGACCGCGCAACTGCCGGCCCTGCGGAAGGAGTGGGCTGCCGCCTACAAGGAGTTCGCGACGCTCTCCGACACGCCGGAGCCGACCGGTGCGAAGGCGCTGGAAGCGCACCGGCTACAGGTCGCCCGGTTGCGGGGGCGCGTCACGCGACTGAAGGACGAAATCACCCGGCTCCAGGACGTGCGCGACCGCTACCAGAGCGGGTACATGACCCACGGCTACGTCTGGCTCTTCAAGCGAATCACCCCCGCCAAGTGA
- a CDS encoding WD40 repeat domain-containing protein translates to MRVLTACGLITGLGIGFGRAYEPPPKGDGPLHPPSVRGLAYSPDGSILIAAVGNQNEPGEAVAWDATTRKRLWVRRGPKGFSSVSFAPDGKSVAMAHGTSSALRLDPLTGEKLTEIGPHPKTVRACVHLPGTGLLATGSDGTIRLWDVKTGKTTNELKGGHPAEVTSLVASPNGKWLISTGPDGTRGWDVAAGTELKEAFNQDRGTAWYGVTFVAPDRILFGDNSATQRIIELPSGKELLRYKGFGGGIAYSSGAGVAAFHWHSPDIRIMDLALRAPTATEQARIEKLLKEFDDDSYVVRVAASKAMREVGSVAEPALRSAMAGGPSAEVRMRARESRKAILEEPLRTLKGHTGEAGPMAFSPDGKVLATGADDGTVRLWDPPSARELARLIVPDPHRSDDP, encoded by the coding sequence GTGCGCGTTCTGACAGCGTGCGGACTGATAACCGGCCTCGGTATCGGCTTTGGTCGTGCCTACGAGCCGCCCCCCAAAGGTGACGGGCCCCTGCACCCGCCGTCGGTCCGCGGGCTGGCCTACTCGCCGGACGGCTCGATCCTGATCGCCGCTGTGGGCAATCAGAACGAGCCCGGAGAGGCGGTCGCCTGGGACGCCACGACCCGCAAGCGCCTCTGGGTGCGGCGCGGGCCGAAAGGGTTCTCGTCGGTGTCGTTCGCGCCCGATGGCAAGTCGGTCGCAATGGCCCACGGAACCTCGAGCGCGTTGCGTCTCGACCCGCTCACGGGCGAGAAGTTGACTGAGATCGGGCCGCACCCGAAAACGGTCCGCGCCTGTGTTCACCTGCCCGGCACGGGTCTACTCGCCACCGGCAGCGACGGCACAATTCGACTGTGGGATGTGAAGACCGGGAAAACTACAAATGAGTTGAAGGGCGGGCACCCGGCGGAGGTCACTTCACTCGTCGCCTCGCCGAACGGCAAGTGGCTCATTTCAACCGGTCCGGACGGAACCCGGGGCTGGGACGTGGCCGCAGGGACCGAACTCAAGGAGGCGTTCAATCAGGACCGGGGGACCGCCTGGTACGGGGTCACGTTCGTTGCCCCGGATCGCATCCTGTTCGGGGACAACTCGGCCACGCAGCGCATAATCGAACTCCCCTCCGGAAAGGAACTCCTCCGTTACAAGGGCTTCGGCGGCGGGATCGCGTACTCGTCGGGAGCGGGGGTGGCCGCGTTTCACTGGCACAGCCCCGACATCCGCATCATGGATTTGGCACTCCGCGCGCCGACCGCCACGGAACAGGCTCGTATCGAGAAGCTCCTGAAGGAGTTCGACGACGACTCGTACGTGGTTCGGGTGGCCGCCTCGAAGGCGATGCGGGAAGTCGGTTCTGTCGCCGAGCCGGCGCTGAGGAGTGCGATGGCGGGCGGGCCGAGCGCCGAGGTGCGGATGCGCGCCCGGGAGTCGCGTAAGGCGATTCTGGAGGAACCGCTCCGCACGCTCAAGGGACACACCGGAGAGGCCGGGCCGATGGCATTCTCACCCGACGGCAAGGTGCTCGCGACCGGAGCCGACGACGGGACCGTGCGCCTGTGGGACCCGCCCTCGGCTAGGGAACTGGCCCGCCTTATCGTTCCCGATCCTCATCGGAGTGATGATCCCTGA
- a CDS encoding potassium-transporting ATPase subunit C, translating to MSNHIRANAVLIGSTVVICCALYPLALFAVGLVFPSAAGGSLVNEKGESATADARGSRLIAQPFTSDEYFWPRPSAASYNATASSGSNWGANNPKLRDRVSQQLGPIIRYKKGSRSAGTGPDPRTPQQDIEAWFAAVPDRVATWAADATVGPANWVKTDYAAATDTAPEKYGLQGDYVTEWVKAHPEVKEEWQKANPDKTDEPKPEDLVALFFASFAKVYPAKWPGGNQPEGKTEKRIEPVASDAGIHANFFDLWLSDPANKDRVADLEPVPVDMVTASGSGLDPHITLRNALSVYQIDRVAQKRTASPADVERVKQGIAELARAKSFSPLSGLIGELLVNVLELNAELDKQFPLPAGR from the coding sequence ATGAGCAATCACATTCGCGCTAACGCCGTGCTAATCGGATCGACGGTCGTGATCTGCTGCGCCCTGTACCCGCTCGCGCTGTTCGCGGTCGGTCTCGTGTTCCCGTCCGCCGCGGGCGGCAGCCTCGTGAACGAGAAGGGTGAGAGCGCGACGGCCGACGCCCGGGGGTCGCGCCTGATCGCCCAGCCGTTCACGAGCGACGAGTACTTCTGGCCCCGTCCCTCGGCCGCGTCGTATAACGCCACCGCCTCCAGTGGGAGCAACTGGGGCGCGAACAACCCGAAGCTCCGCGACCGCGTGTCCCAGCAGCTCGGGCCGATCATCCGGTACAAGAAGGGGAGCCGGTCGGCGGGTACGGGACCGGACCCGCGCACCCCGCAACAGGACATCGAAGCGTGGTTCGCGGCGGTCCCGGACCGGGTCGCCACGTGGGCGGCGGACGCGACCGTTGGCCCGGCGAACTGGGTGAAAACCGATTACGCCGCCGCGACCGATACCGCTCCGGAGAAGTACGGGTTGCAAGGCGATTACGTCACCGAGTGGGTCAAGGCGCACCCCGAAGTCAAGGAGGAGTGGCAGAAGGCGAATCCCGACAAGACGGACGAGCCGAAGCCCGAGGACCTGGTCGCGCTCTTCTTCGCGAGCTTTGCGAAAGTCTATCCGGCGAAGTGGCCGGGGGGGAACCAGCCCGAGGGGAAGACCGAGAAGCGCATCGAGCCAGTGGCGTCCGACGCCGGCATCCATGCTAACTTCTTCGACCTGTGGCTGAGTGACCCGGCGAACAAGGACCGGGTCGCGGATCTGGAACCTGTTCCTGTGGACATGGTGACCGCCTCGGGCTCCGGGCTGGACCCCCACATCACGCTTCGCAACGCGCTGAGCGTGTACCAGATCGACCGCGTCGCGCAGAAGCGGACCGCTTCGCCCGCAGACGTCGAGCGCGTGAAGCAGGGGATCGCCGAGCTGGCGCGTGCCAAGTCGTTCTCGCCCCTTTCGGGCCTGATCGGTGAGCTGCTCGTCAACGTGCTGGAGTTGAACGCGGAGCTGGACAAGCAGTTCCCGCTGCCGGCCGGTCGTTGA
- the kdpB gene encoding potassium-transporting ATPase subunit KdpB: MSTAATIAPLSPQDAKSARRMSRRQGLFAPDLLKTALWQALIMLRPDRMWKNPVMFVVEVGTCLSIIYTVYKVIDPASTMAPVGYLLGLDFWLILTVLFANFAEALAEARGKAQADALRKTRQETPALRVRTADRGARGEDTEFLQSALRAPDSALEATVSTSLREGDLVVIAAGQFIPADGEIVAGVASVDESAITGESAPVVREAGGDRSGVTGGTRVLSDRVVVRVTAAAGKSFLDRMIALVEGAARQRTPNEIALSLVLSAFTLVFLIVVATLWPMAANSEAYMGDYLGAKDLKGLGTDIPTLVALLVCLIPTTIGALLAAIGIAGMDRALRANLIAKSGKAVEVAGDVDTLLLDKTGTITIGNRKATKFLPLGDLAATEVGHLAALSSAADETPEGKSIVELYRRLPGGTTISAAPPPGSRFISFTAQTRMSGVDLPDGRRIRKGSADAILKHVLAQGGTAPPLLQEQVNTHAGLGATPLLIAEDSRIVGLVVLEDILKPGIRERFERLRKMGIRTVMVTGDNPLTAASIAKQAGVDDYIAEATPEAKLAYIRKEQAGGRLVAMMGDGTNDAPALAQADLGVAMNSGTQAAKEAGNMVDLDSDPTKLIEVVEIGKQLLMTRGALTTFSIANDLAKYFAIVPALFAGTLPWLKALDFMHLASPTSAILSAVIFNAIIIPCLIPIALKGVTYRPVGADALLRRNLLVWGLGGVILPFAGIKLIDMILSGLGLA, from the coding sequence ATGTCTACCGCCGCAACTATAGCTCCGCTCTCTCCCCAGGACGCCAAGTCGGCCCGCCGTATGAGCCGGCGCCAGGGGCTGTTCGCGCCCGATCTCCTGAAAACCGCCCTCTGGCAAGCGCTCATCATGCTCCGGCCGGACCGGATGTGGAAGAACCCGGTCATGTTCGTGGTCGAGGTCGGCACCTGTTTGTCGATCATCTACACGGTTTACAAGGTGATCGACCCGGCCTCGACGATGGCGCCCGTCGGGTACCTGCTCGGCCTCGACTTCTGGCTGATCCTGACCGTTCTGTTCGCGAACTTCGCCGAAGCGCTGGCCGAGGCCCGCGGTAAGGCCCAGGCCGATGCCCTCCGGAAGACCCGGCAGGAGACCCCCGCGCTGCGCGTGCGGACCGCCGACCGCGGCGCGCGGGGCGAGGACACCGAGTTCCTCCAGTCCGCGCTCCGCGCGCCGGACTCCGCCCTCGAGGCGACGGTCTCCACCAGTCTCCGGGAGGGCGATCTCGTCGTGATCGCGGCCGGCCAGTTCATCCCGGCCGACGGGGAGATCGTGGCCGGCGTGGCGAGCGTGGACGAGTCCGCCATCACCGGCGAATCGGCCCCGGTGGTCCGCGAGGCCGGCGGCGACCGGTCCGGCGTGACCGGCGGCACCCGGGTGTTATCGGACCGGGTCGTGGTGCGCGTGACCGCCGCCGCCGGGAAGTCGTTCCTGGACCGGATGATCGCCCTGGTCGAGGGCGCGGCGCGGCAGCGGACGCCGAACGAGATCGCGCTGTCGCTCGTGCTGTCGGCGTTCACCCTGGTGTTCCTGATCGTCGTTGCCACCCTCTGGCCGATGGCCGCGAACTCCGAAGCCTACATGGGCGACTACCTCGGGGCCAAGGACCTCAAGGGGCTGGGCACCGACATCCCGACGCTCGTGGCCCTGCTCGTGTGCCTGATCCCCACGACCATCGGGGCGCTGCTCGCCGCCATCGGCATCGCCGGCATGGACCGCGCGCTGCGGGCCAACCTGATCGCCAAGAGCGGGAAGGCCGTCGAGGTCGCCGGGGACGTGGACACGCTGCTGCTCGACAAGACCGGCACGATCACCATCGGCAACCGGAAGGCGACCAAGTTCCTGCCGCTCGGCGACCTCGCCGCGACGGAGGTCGGGCACCTGGCGGCCCTCTCGAGCGCGGCCGATGAGACGCCAGAGGGGAAGAGCATCGTGGAACTGTACCGGCGGCTGCCGGGCGGCACCACGATCTCGGCCGCGCCGCCGCCCGGCAGCCGGTTCATCTCCTTCACCGCGCAGACCCGCATGAGCGGGGTCGACCTGCCGGACGGGCGCCGCATCCGCAAGGGGTCCGCCGACGCCATCCTCAAGCACGTGCTGGCGCAGGGCGGGACGGCGCCGCCGCTCCTGCAAGAGCAGGTGAACACCCACGCCGGGCTCGGCGCGACGCCGCTGCTCATCGCCGAGGACAGCCGGATCGTGGGCCTCGTCGTGCTGGAGGACATCCTGAAGCCGGGCATCCGGGAGCGGTTCGAGCGGCTGAGGAAGATGGGCATCCGCACCGTCATGGTGACCGGCGACAACCCGCTGACCGCCGCGAGCATCGCCAAGCAGGCCGGGGTGGACGACTACATCGCGGAGGCGACCCCGGAGGCGAAGCTCGCGTACATCCGCAAGGAGCAGGCCGGCGGGCGGCTCGTCGCCATGATGGGCGACGGCACCAACGACGCCCCGGCCCTCGCGCAGGCGGACCTCGGCGTCGCGATGAACTCGGGCACCCAGGCCGCGAAAGAGGCCGGCAACATGGTCGATCTCGACAGCGACCCGACGAAGCTGATCGAGGTCGTGGAGATCGGCAAGCAGCTCCTCATGACCCGCGGCGCGCTGACGACGTTTAGCATCGCGAACGACCTCGCGAAGTACTTCGCCATCGTGCCCGCGCTCTTCGCCGGGACGCTGCCGTGGCTCAAGGCGCTCGACTTCATGCACCTGGCGTCGCCGACCTCGGCCATCCTGTCGGCCGTGATCTTCAACGCCATCATCATCCCGTGCCTGATCCCGATCGCCCTCAAGGGGGTCACGTACCGGCCCGTGGGGGCCGACGCGCTCCTGCGGCGGAACCTGCTCGTCTGGGGGCTGGGCGGCGTGATCCTCCCGTTCGCCGGGATCAAGCTGATCGACATGATTCTGTCGGGCTTGGGGCTGGCGTAG
- the kdpA gene encoding potassium-transporting ATPase subunit KdpA encodes MWLLPLLIVATTVALSVPMGRFLARVLDGKYTPPPGAARIERLLNTGPQNWKEYAFSLLLFNTLMFVFGYLVLALQPVLPLNQRDAAFPDGKGMLSPTTIFNTVTSFLTNTNLQHYSGEQHLSYFSQLVFVLWNMFASAAVGFSALAAVIRGLRGDPDMGNFYLDMWRVVVYVFVPFSLLTGVLLLAAGVPMTLEPAAEVRTVQVGAMGTDTVDGKEVPKPQVIARGPVAAVLPIKHLGTNGGGFFGANSAHPFENPTAWTNVLECVSILIFPFSLVVMFGRMLNQPRHAAVIYTVMMSMFLAMIVWAVHHDTGKPNPAFGAHPETKVTVPGAPEKVIAPLVALPVDSTGLGNTEGKELRYGPSAGPTFAAVTTAVTCGSVNCMHDSLNPLAGLTPLVGMQLNCVFGGKGVGLINMLVYLVTAVFLSGLMVGRTPEYLGKKVEAREMKLAMLALLIHPLLILGPTGLFAALDWGKQATNNPGAHGYSEILYEFSSASANNGSGFEGLGDTHGFNDAKKNLSAPAPFAAHWDIATGLVMLLGRFVPIIAPLALAGSLAAKKRVPFTSGTLRTDTITFGFVLLGTVLLVGSLLFLPALALGPVAEHLGPMPFGR; translated from the coding sequence ATGTGGCTGCTGCCGTTACTCATCGTCGCGACCACCGTCGCGCTCTCCGTTCCGATGGGCCGCTTCCTCGCCCGGGTCCTGGACGGGAAGTACACCCCGCCGCCCGGGGCGGCCCGGATCGAGCGCCTGTTGAACACCGGCCCCCAGAACTGGAAGGAGTACGCGTTCAGCCTGCTGCTGTTCAACACGCTCATGTTCGTGTTCGGCTACCTGGTGCTGGCGCTCCAGCCGGTGCTGCCGCTCAACCAGAGGGACGCGGCGTTTCCCGATGGGAAGGGGATGCTGTCCCCGACCACGATCTTCAACACGGTCACCTCGTTCCTGACCAACACCAACCTCCAGCACTACTCGGGCGAGCAGCACCTGTCGTACTTCTCGCAACTGGTGTTCGTCCTGTGGAACATGTTCGCCTCGGCCGCGGTCGGGTTCAGCGCCCTCGCGGCCGTCATCCGCGGGCTGCGCGGCGACCCCGACATGGGGAACTTCTACCTCGACATGTGGCGCGTGGTGGTCTACGTCTTCGTTCCGTTCTCGCTCCTGACCGGCGTTCTCCTGTTGGCGGCCGGCGTGCCGATGACCCTCGAGCCGGCGGCGGAGGTCCGGACGGTTCAGGTCGGCGCGATGGGCACGGACACCGTTGACGGCAAGGAGGTGCCGAAGCCGCAGGTGATCGCCCGCGGCCCGGTCGCCGCGGTCCTCCCGATCAAACACCTCGGGACGAACGGCGGCGGGTTCTTCGGCGCCAACTCGGCCCACCCGTTCGAGAACCCGACCGCGTGGACCAACGTCCTCGAGTGCGTCAGCATCCTGATCTTCCCGTTCTCGCTGGTCGTCATGTTCGGCCGGATGCTCAACCAGCCGCGGCACGCGGCCGTGATTTACACGGTCATGATGTCGATGTTCCTCGCCATGATCGTGTGGGCGGTTCACCACGATACGGGCAAACCGAACCCCGCGTTCGGCGCCCACCCGGAAACGAAAGTGACGGTCCCCGGGGCACCGGAGAAGGTGATCGCGCCGCTCGTCGCGCTCCCGGTGGACTCGACGGGGCTCGGGAACACGGAAGGGAAGGAGCTCCGCTACGGCCCGTCGGCCGGGCCAACGTTCGCGGCCGTCACCACCGCCGTCACGTGCGGGTCGGTGAACTGTATGCACGACTCGCTGAACCCGCTCGCCGGACTGACCCCGCTGGTCGGGATGCAACTGAACTGCGTGTTCGGCGGGAAGGGGGTCGGGCTCATCAACATGCTGGTGTACCTCGTGACCGCCGTGTTCCTGTCCGGCCTCATGGTCGGCCGGACGCCCGAGTACCTGGGCAAGAAGGTCGAGGCGCGGGAGATGAAGCTGGCGATGCTCGCGCTGCTGATCCACCCGCTGTTGATCCTGGGGCCGACCGGGCTGTTCGCCGCCCTCGATTGGGGCAAGCAGGCCACCAACAACCCGGGCGCGCACGGGTACAGTGAGATCCTGTACGAGTTCAGCTCCGCCAGCGCGAACAACGGGTCCGGGTTCGAGGGCCTGGGCGACACGCACGGGTTCAACGACGCGAAGAAGAACCTCAGCGCCCCGGCGCCGTTCGCCGCGCACTGGGACATCGCGACCGGGCTGGTCATGCTGCTCGGCCGGTTCGTGCCGATCATCGCCCCGCTCGCCCTCGCGGGCAGTCTGGCGGCGAAGAAGCGGGTGCCGTTCACGAGCGGCACGCTCCGCACCGACACGATCACCTTCGGCTTCGTGCTGCTCGGTACGGTACTGCTGGTCGGCTCGCTCCTGTTCCTCCCCGCGCTGGCCCTCGGGCCGGTCGCCGAACACTTGGGGCCGATGCCGTTCGGTCGTTAG
- the kdpF gene encoding K(+)-transporting ATPase subunit F codes for MIWLTVTVTLFLFAYLLAALLRPEKF; via the coding sequence ATGATCTGGCTCACCGTCACCGTGACACTGTTCCTGTTCGCGTACCTCCTGGCCGCACTGTTGCGCCCGGAGAAGTTCTGA
- a CDS encoding sigma-54-dependent transcriptional regulator, with the protein MKILVVDDESALRRTIRTALESAGHRVSEAANQTQATQQVELAKPDLVLLDLRLGRESGLDVLDVLHKVSPGLGVIVITAHASIDTAVEAMRRGALDYLPKPFTPKQLTDLIVRWGGRTAAEGDGEAVVLDSTEPAMRQALETVFTVATSDATVLLRGESGTGKGVLARAVHARSRRAAGPFVTVHCPSLSSELLESELFGHSRGAFTGAVRTTEGKVAAAAGGTLFLDEVGDLPLPLQPKLLRLVQDRAYERVGETTPRTADVRIVAATNRNLEQEVATGRFREDLFYRLNVIEVTVPPLRDRRADLLPLADHLLAQFAGRAYKPVTGFTPAAREALLRHRWPGNVRELRNAIERAVLLCRESVIDVKDLPTPVTTAPPVASQVAIGEEVPIGAVEIEHIRRVLAASPTLEDAARTLGIDPSTLYRKRKRYGL; encoded by the coding sequence ATGAAGATTCTTGTCGTCGATGACGAGTCCGCGCTCCGCCGGACGATCCGGACCGCGCTGGAAAGCGCGGGGCACCGGGTGTCCGAGGCCGCGAACCAGACCCAGGCGACGCAGCAGGTCGAACTCGCCAAGCCGGACCTCGTGCTCCTCGACCTGCGCCTCGGCCGCGAGTCCGGGTTGGACGTGTTAGACGTGCTCCACAAGGTGTCGCCGGGTCTGGGTGTGATCGTCATCACCGCCCACGCGAGCATCGACACGGCCGTGGAAGCCATGCGGCGCGGCGCGCTCGATTACCTGCCCAAACCGTTCACCCCGAAACAGCTCACCGATCTGATCGTGCGGTGGGGCGGGCGGACCGCGGCCGAGGGTGACGGGGAAGCGGTTGTCCTCGACAGCACCGAGCCGGCCATGCGGCAGGCGCTGGAAACGGTCTTCACGGTCGCGACCAGCGACGCCACCGTTCTGCTCCGCGGCGAGAGCGGCACCGGCAAGGGCGTGCTGGCGCGCGCCGTCCACGCCCGCAGCCGCCGGGCGGCCGGGCCGTTCGTGACGGTCCACTGCCCGAGCCTCTCTTCCGAGCTGTTGGAAAGCGAACTCTTCGGTCACTCCAGGGGCGCGTTCACCGGCGCGGTCCGCACAACGGAGGGGAAGGTGGCCGCGGCCGCCGGGGGGACCCTCTTTCTCGACGAAGTGGGCGACCTCCCCCTTCCCCTTCAACCCAAGTTGCTCCGGCTCGTTCAGGACCGCGCGTACGAGCGCGTCGGGGAGACCACCCCGCGCACGGCCGACGTGCGGATCGTCGCGGCGACGAACCGGAACCTCGAACAGGAGGTCGCGACGGGTCGGTTCCGCGAAGACCTGTTCTACCGGCTGAACGTGATCGAGGTCACCGTTCCCCCGCTCCGGGACCGGCGGGCCGACCTGCTGCCGCTGGCGGACCACCTGCTGGCCCAGTTCGCCGGCCGGGCGTACAAACCGGTGACCGGGTTCACACCGGCCGCCCGCGAGGCCCTGCTCCGGCACCGCTGGCCGGGGAACGTCCGCGAACTGCGGAACGCGATCGAACGCGCCGTCCTGCTCTGCCGCGAGTCCGTCATCGACGTCAAGGACCTCCCGACCCCCGTCACGACCGCTCCGCCGGTGGCGTCCCAGGTGGCGATCGGCGAGGAGGTGCCCATTGGCGCGGTCGAGATCGAACACATCCGCCGGGTGCTGGCCGCGAGCCCGACCCTGGAAGACGCGGCCCGCACCCTCGGAATCGACCCGAGTACCCTGTACCGTAAACGCAAACGGTACGGTCTGTAA
- a CDS encoding sensor histidine kinase — translation MSLRYRLWLSFAPLVLLLTALGGGFIYSLGVVGNRIEAILRENYRSVDAMTGLNEAAERIDSSFQYALAGRPGARAQYDENWVAFRNHYEIERNNITEPGEQEMVDRLTVLAERYRALGDRFFGPARAPADRTADYFLPDGHPGPLLVTFRQIKQVTGDIRRLNQDSMEAASHHAREAAGVARWWTSLGLLAALGATALLAWRTGRVILRPVEDLTRSARAVGDGRFDQMVTAHTQDEIGELVSAFNRMTAQLRDLRQSHAARLLRAQQASQAAIDAFPDAVLVVDRDGRVEMANPAARRVLGVVPDGDRTGPAWQPPDKLRGPLRDALQSQQAFLTQSFDQAVTYRTGDEERTYIPQVLPVRDPYGGTLGAAVVLNDVTRFRLLDEFKSDLVATAGHELKTPLAGLRLAVHLLLEETVGPLTNKQTELLIDARDNTERLVRIVDHLLALARLEHGRDQLAVRPEDAGQLLRDAADRVQSVLTGRRVVIDVPPDPLPAVAADSQRLGQVLDNLLVNAATYTDPGGQITLSARAAPNGRLELDVRDSGVGIPPQYLPHVFDKFFRIPGQTRGQGTGLGLAIVREIVTAHGGDVACESEPGKGTVFRLSLPVWAGTKTEPPTGGTS, via the coding sequence ATGTCGTTGCGCTATCGCCTGTGGCTCTCGTTCGCCCCGCTCGTTCTGTTGCTGACCGCGCTCGGTGGCGGGTTCATCTATTCCCTGGGGGTCGTCGGGAACCGGATCGAGGCCATCCTCCGCGAGAACTACCGGAGCGTGGACGCCATGACCGGGCTGAACGAGGCGGCCGAGCGGATCGACTCCTCGTTCCAGTACGCCCTCGCCGGGCGCCCCGGCGCCAGAGCACAATACGACGAGAACTGGGTCGCGTTTCGGAACCACTACGAGATCGAGCGGAACAACATCACCGAGCCCGGCGAACAGGAGATGGTGGACCGGCTGACCGTGTTGGCCGAGCGGTACCGCGCCCTCGGGGACCGGTTTTTCGGCCCGGCCCGCGCCCCCGCCGACCGCACCGCCGACTACTTCCTGCCGGACGGCCACCCGGGACCGCTGCTCGTCACGTTCCGCCAGATCAAGCAGGTCACGGGCGACATCCGCCGGCTGAACCAGGACAGCATGGAGGCGGCGAGCCACCACGCCCGTGAGGCGGCCGGGGTCGCCCGCTGGTGGACGTCTCTGGGCCTGCTCGCGGCCCTCGGGGCCACCGCCCTGCTCGCCTGGCGGACGGGGCGCGTGATCCTCCGCCCGGTCGAAGACCTGACCCGGTCGGCGCGGGCCGTCGGGGACGGTCGGTTCGACCAAATGGTGACCGCGCACACACAGGACGAGATCGGTGAACTGGTTTCCGCGTTCAACCGGATGACCGCGCAGCTCCGGGACCTGAGACAGTCCCACGCGGCGCGCCTGCTCCGCGCCCAACAGGCCAGTCAGGCGGCCATTGATGCGTTCCCCGATGCGGTCCTGGTCGTGGACCGCGACGGGCGCGTCGAGATGGCTAACCCGGCCGCCCGCCGCGTCCTCGGCGTCGTCCCGGACGGCGACCGAACGGGTCCGGCCTGGCAGCCCCCGGACAAGCTCCGCGGCCCACTGCGGGACGCCCTCCAGTCGCAGCAGGCGTTCCTCACCCAGTCGTTCGACCAGGCGGTGACCTACCGGACCGGGGACGAGGAGCGCACGTACATTCCCCAGGTGCTCCCGGTCCGCGACCCCTACGGCGGGACGCTCGGCGCCGCGGTGGTGCTGAACGACGTGACCCGGTTCCGGCTGCTGGACGAGTTCAAGAGCGACCTCGTGGCCACCGCGGGTCACGAGTTGAAGACGCCGCTCGCCGGGCTGCGGCTCGCGGTCCACCTGCTCCTCGAGGAGACCGTCGGCCCGCTCACCAACAAGCAGACCGAGTTACTGATCGACGCCCGCGACAACACCGAACGGCTGGTGCGGATCGTTGATCACCTGCTCGCTCTGGCCCGCTTGGAGCACGGGCGCGACCAGCTCGCGGTCCGCCCGGAGGACGCGGGGCAGCTCTTGCGCGACGCCGCCGACCGCGTGCAATCGGTCCTGACGGGCCGGCGGGTGGTGATCGACGTCCCGCCCGACCCGCTCCCCGCGGTCGCCGCCGATTCGCAACGTTTGGGGCAGGTGCTGGACAACCTGCTCGTCAACGCCGCGACCTACACCGACCCCGGCGGGCAGATCACCCTGTCCGCGCGGGCGGCGCCGAACGGCCGGCTCGAACTCGACGTGCGCGACAGCGGGGTGGGCATCCCGCCCCAGTACCTGCCCCACGTGTTCGACAAGTTTTTCCGCATCCCGGGACAGACGCGGGGCCAGGGCACGGGGCTGGGGCTGGCGATCGTCCGGGAGATCGTCACCGCCCACGGCGGCGACGTCGCGTGTGAGAGCGAGCCGGGCAAGGGCACCGTGTTCCGGTTGTCCCTGCCGGTGTGGGCCGGGACGAAAACGGAACCGCCCACGGGAGGCACGTCGTGA